A window from Eubalaena glacialis isolate mEubGla1 chromosome 1, mEubGla1.1.hap2.+ XY, whole genome shotgun sequence encodes these proteins:
- the EVX2 gene encoding homeobox even-skipped homolog protein 2, with product MMERIRKEMILMERGLHSPTAGKRFSNLSDSAGNAVLEALENSQHPARLSPRLPSAPLHSALGDLPAKGKFEIDTLFNLQHPGSESTVSSEIASAAEGRKKPGHYSEAAAEADMSSDVEVGCSALRSPGGLGAAPLKENNGKGFAESGSAAGTTTSASGSGLGSLHGGGGGGGAGAALVGSGSGADQVRRYRTAFTREQIARLEKEFYRENYVSRPRRCELAAALNLPETTIKVWFQNRRMKDKRQRLAMSWPHPADPSFYTYMMTHAAATGSLPYPFHSHVPLHYYPHVGVTAAAAAAAASGAAAAASSPFATSIRPLDTFRALSHPYSRPELLCSFRHPGLYQTPAAAAGLNSAASAAAAAAAAAAAASSAAAAGAPPSGGSAPCSCLSCHSSQSAAAAAAAAAAALGSRGGGGGGGGGGSGGGGSAGAAGGSDFGCSAAAPRPESGFLPYSAAVLSKTAVSPPDQRDEAPLTR from the exons ATGAtggaaagaataagaaaagagatGATTCTGATGGAGAGAGGGCTGCACAGCCCCACGGCCGGCAAGAGGTTCTCCAATTTGTCCGACTCGGCTGGCAATGCTGTGCTCGAGGCCCTGGAAAATTCGCAGCACCCGGCTCGCCTCAGCCCGCGCCTGCCGTCCGCCCCCCTGCACAGCGCTCTGGGAGACCTCCCTGCCAAGGGCAAATTCGAAATAGATACTTTGTTCAACCTGCAGCACCCGGGCAGCGAAAGCACCGTCTCCTCCGAAATCGCGTCCGCCGCGGAGGGCCGAAAAAAGCCGGGTCATTATTCAGAGGCGGCAGCCGAGGCGGACATGAGCAGCGACGTGGAGGTGGGCTGCTCGGCGCTGCGCTCGCCCGGCGGCCTCGGCGCCGCGCCGCTCAAGGAAAACAATGGCAAAG GGTTCGCGGAGAGTGGCTCAGCCGCGGGCACCACGACGTCTGCGTCGGGCTCTGGCCTCGGCAGCCTGcatggaggcggcggcggcggcggcgcgggcgcAGCGCTGGTCGGCTCCGGCTCTGGCGCGGATCAGGTGCGGCGCTACCGCACGGCGTTCACCCGCGAACAGATCGCGCGCCTGGAGAAGGAGTTCTACCGGGAGAACTATGTGTCGCGGCCCCGCCGGTGCGAGCTGGCCGCTGCGCTCAACCTTCCCGAAACCACTATCAAG GTGTGGTTCCAGAACCGGCGCATGAAGGACAAGCGGCAGCGCCTGGCCATGTCGTGGCCGCACCCGGCCGACCCCAGCTTCTACACCTACATGATGACGCACGCGGCCGCCACCGGAAGCCTGCCCTACCCCTTCCACTCGCACGTGCCGCTGCACTACTACCCGCACGTGGGTGTCACGGCTGCGGCCGCGGCCGCTGCGGCCTCTGGCGCAGCGGCCGCGGCCTCATCGCCCTTCGCCACTTCCATCCGCCCGCTGGACACCTTCCGCGCGCTCTCGCATCCCTACTCGCGGCCGGAGCTGCTGTGCAGCTTCCGCCACCCGGGCCTCTACCAGACGCCCGCGGCCGCCGCGGGGCTCAACAGCGCGGCCTCGGCCGCAGCGGCAGCAGCTGCTGCGGCGGCCGCGGCCTCCTCGGCCGCGGCGGCTGGGGCGCCCCCCAGCGGCGGCTCCGCACCCTGCTCGTGCCTCAGTTGCCACAGCAGTCAGTCGGCCGCGGCGGCCGCAGCCGCTGCCGCCGCTGCCCTGGGCTCCCGGGgtggcggcggcggaggcggcgggggtggcagcggcggcggcggcagcgctgGGGCCGCCGGGGGCTCGGACTTTGGCTGCAGCGCCGCAGCGCCACGCCCCGAGAGCGGCTTCCTGCCCTACTCAGCCGCTGTGCTTAGCAAGACCGCCGTGAGCCCGCCGGACCAGAGGGACGAGGCGCCGCTCACCAGATAA
- the HOXD13 gene encoding homeobox protein Hox-D13 produces MSRAGSWDMDGLRADGGAAGAAPASSSSSSVAAAAPGQCRGFLSAPVFAGTHSGRAAAAAAAAAAAAAAAAASGFAYPGTSERAGSASSSSSSAVVAARPEASSAKDCPAPGAAAAAPPGAPALGYGYHFGNGYYSCRMSHGVGLQQNALKSSPHASLGGFPVEKYMDVSGLASSSVPANEVPARAKEVSFYQGYTSPYQHVPGYIDMVSTFGSGEPRHEAYISMEGYQSWTLANGWNSQVYCAKDQPQGSHFWKSSFPGDVALNQPDMCVYRRGRKKRVPYTKLQLKELENEYAINKFINKDKRRRISAATNLSERQVTIWFQNRRVKDKKIVSKLKDTVS; encoded by the exons ATGAGCCGCGCCGGGAGCTGGGACATGGACGGGCTGCGGGCGGACGGCGGGGCCGCCGGGGCGGCcccggcctcctcctcctcctcctccgtggCGGCAGCGGCGCCGGGCCAGTGTCGCGGCTTCCTCTCGGCGCCAGTGTTCGCCGGGACACACTCCGGAcgcgcggcagcggcggcggcggcggcggcagcggcggcggcggcggcggcggcctcgGGCTTCGCGTACCCGGGGACCTCTGAGCGCGCGGGTTCCGCCTCGTCGTCGTCATCTTCGGCTGTGGTCGCGGCGCGCCCGGAGGCTTCCTCCGCCAAAGATTGCCCGGCGCCCGGCGCGGCCGCTGCAGCGCCCCCGGGCGCCCCGGCCCTGGGCTACGGCTACCACTTCGGTAACGGCTACTATAGCTGCCGCATGTCGCACGGCGTGGGCTTACAGCAGAATGCTCTCAAGTCGTCGCCGCACGCCTCGCTGGGAGGCTTCCCGGTGGAGAAGTACATGGACGTGTCGGGCCTGGCAAGCAGCAGCGTACCGGCCAACGAGGTGCCCGCGCGAGCCAAGGAGGTGTCCTTCTACCAGGGCTACACGAGCCCCTACCAGCATGTGCCCGGCTACATCGACATGGTGTCTACCTTCGGCTCCGGGGAGCCTCGGCACGAGGCGTACATCTCCATGGAGGGCTACCAGTCCTGGACGCTGGCCAACGGGTGGAACAGCCAGGTGTACTGCGCCAAGGACCAGCCACAGGGCTCCCACTTTTGGAAATCATCCTTCCCAG GGGATGTGGCTCTAAATCAGCCAGACATGTGTGTCTACCGTcgggggaggaagaagagggtgCCCTACACCAAACTGCAGCTCAAAGAACTGGAGAACGAGTATGCCATTAACAAGTTCATTAACAAGGACAAGCGGCGGCGGATCTCGGCTGCCACGAACCTATCCGAGAGACAAGTGACCATTTGGTTTCAGAACCGAAGAGTGAAAGACAAGAAAATCGTCTCCAAGCTCAAAGATACTGTCTCCTGA
- the HOXD12 gene encoding homeobox protein Hox-D12 yields MCERSLYRAGYVGSLLNLQSPDSFYFSNLRPNGGQLAALPSISYPRGALPWATTPASCAPAQPAGATNFGSFSQPYLAGSGPLGLQPLGAKDGSEEQAKFYTPDAAAGPEERGRARPPFIPESSLAPAAAALKAAKYDYAGVGRVAPGSSALLEGTPCSSGFKDETKGPLNLNMTVQAAGVASCLQPSLPDGLPWGAAPGRARKKRKPYTKQQIAELENEFLLNEFINRQKRKELSNRLNLSDQQVKIWFQNRRMKKKRVVLREQALALY; encoded by the exons ATGTGTGAGCGCAGTCTCTACAGAGCGGGCTATGTGGGCTCGCTTCTGAATCTACAGTCGCCCGACTCCTTCTACTTTTCCAACCTGCGGCCAAATGGCGGCCAGTTGGCCGCGCTTCCCTCCATCTCATACCCGCGCGGCGCGCTGCCCTGGGCCACCACGCCCGCCTCCTGCGCCCCAGCGCAGCCTGCCGGTGCCACCAACTTCGGCAGCTTTTCCCAGCCCTACCTGGCTGGCTCTGGGCCTCTTGGCCTGCAGCCCCTGGGCGCCAAGGACGGATCCGAAGAACAGGCCAAGTTTTATACTCCCGACGCGGCCGCCGGGCCGGAGGAGCGTGGCCGTGCGCGGCCTCCCTTCATCCCGGAGTCTAGCCTGGCCCCCGCGGCCGCTGCTCTCAAAGCGGCCAAGTACGACTACGCGGGTGTGGGCCGCGTCGCGCCGGGCTCTTCGGCCCTTCTCGAGGGGACACCCTGCTCCTCCGGCTTCAAGGACGAGACCAAGGGCCCGCTCAACTTGAACATGACAGTGCAGGCGGCGGGCGTCGCCTCCTGCCTGCAACCTTCGCTGCCCGACG GCCTGCCGTGGGGGGCGGCCCCGGGGAGGGCCCGCAAGAAGCGGAAACCCTACACTAAGCAGCAGATTGCGGAGCTGGAGAACGAATTCCTTCTCAACGAATTCATCAACCGGCAGAAGCGCAAGGAATTGTCCAACAGGCTGAACCTCAGCGACCAGCAAGTCAAAATCTGGTTCCAGAACCGGCGTATGAAGAAGAAGCGCGTGGTGCTGCGTGAGCAGGCGCTGGCGCTATACTAG